A window of Abyssibacter profundi genomic DNA:
TCGCTGCAGACCGCAAAGGCTGCCGGGATGATGGGTCTGACCGCGGAACTGCTTGGCAAGCTGAACGGGATCTCGCGAGAGGATCAGGACCGTTTTGCGCTGACCTCACACCAGCGTGCCGTTGCAGCTCAGGCGTCCGGCGTGAATGCCGATCAGGTGGTGCCGATTCGCGCGCATGATCCGGACGGCAAGTTGTTCATGACGACCAACGACGAGGTGGCCCGCGCGGATGCCAGCCTGGAAGGCTTGGGTGGTTTGCGTCCGGCCTTCGACCCGCGTGGCACGGTCACGGCCGGTAACAGCTCGGCGCTGTCCGACGGCGCGTCCTGCGTGCTGGTCATGTCCGCTGAGAAGGCCAAGGCGCTGGGCTTACAGCCCATGGTCAAGATCCGTGGCATGGGCTGGGCCGGTTGCGATCCGTCCATTATGGGTCGCGGGCCGGTGCCGGCGACGCAGCAGGCGCTGAAGAAGGCCGGTGTCGAGTTGTCGGATATCGACTACTTCGAGCTGAACGAGGCCTTTGCTGCTCAGTCACTGGCTGTGTTGAATGAGCTGAAGCTCCTGGACAAGCAGGATGTGATCAACGTGCGTGGTGGTGCAATTGCATTGGGGCATCCGCTGGGCTGCTCGGGCGCGCGGATCACCGGCAACCTCGCACACATCATGCGTGAAAAGGACGCCGAGCTGGGTGTCGCGACGATGTGCATTGGGTTGGGCCAGGGTGTGGCCACGATTCTGGAGCGTGTCCACTAGACACGCGTTGTGCAGAATCGCTAGACCGGAAAGCCCGCCTCGTGCGGGCTTTCCTCTGTCTGGGTAACCGAAATTTGTGGTTTCGGATGAGCCTGCCGGTCGATTCACCACCAGCCGGTACAGTGGCGGGCGACCGGAGCGTTGCCGACCATCGCGCATAAAAAAACCGCCGCGGTCGGCGGCGGTGAATTCCCTTGGGGGGCTCGGGGAGGGAGCTGCTTGCTATTCGGCGTACACGTCTTCCAGCATGCCGGGTAGACGGTGGAACTCGACGATGCTGACGCGCTGGTCTCGGTCCTGATCGAGCACGCCAAAATGCAGATGCACGGTTCGGCTGGCTGCGGTCTCATCGCCCGTCAAATAGCCATCTCGGTTGGCGTCCAGGGTTTCGAAGGCCCTGCGCGGATTGTGCTGAAGATTGGCGATATGCAGCGGGGACTGCATCCGGTCCCCGGCGCTGTTATTCGCCAGCAAACTCGTGGACAGGGCTCCAGCAAACGCCAGCATTGGCAGCATCAATGCGGTACCAAGCAGGGTTCTCGACAGGTAGCG
This region includes:
- the fadA gene encoding acetyl-CoA C-acyltransferase FadA, with protein sequence MTEVVIVDAVRTAMGRSKNGQFRNVRAEELSAELIKAILKRNEALKPAEIDDVVWGCVQQTLEQGFNIARNASLLAGLPHTVPGQTVNRLCGSSMSAIHIAASNVLAGQGDVYLCGGVEHMGHVPMNHGVDFSPAISLQTAKAAGMMGLTAELLGKLNGISREDQDRFALTSHQRAVAAQASGVNADQVVPIRAHDPDGKLFMTTNDEVARADASLEGLGGLRPAFDPRGTVTAGNSSALSDGASCVLVMSAEKAKALGLQPMVKIRGMGWAGCDPSIMGRGPVPATQQALKKAGVELSDIDYFELNEAFAAQSLAVLNELKLLDKQDVINVRGGAIALGHPLGCSGARITGNLAHIMREKDAELGVATMCIGLGQGVATILERVH
- a CDS encoding EF-hand domain-containing protein, which encodes MDKPSTTQRYLSRTLLGTALMLPMLAFAGALSTSLLANNSAGDRMQSPLHIANLQHNPRRAFETLDANRDGYLTGDETAASRTVHLHFGVLDQDRDQRVSIVEFHRLPGMLEDVYAE